The genomic stretch GTCGGACCCAAGGGCGAGCAGGGGGACCGGGGCCTTCCAGGTACATATTCCTCCTTCCCCTGTGGCTTACATTTTGTGGCCATTTTGCGATGAAGATGCATTGTAGAAGTACTGCaattcctgtgttttttttccacattttgatGTGACACATAAACTTTGAATTATTACAATTCAGATGGTAAGATAAaaagggccaagttacttgaactAATAAAGGAAACACTGGGTAACATTGCTTTGGagtagagcttgtttaatttgtgtgagctaagatagccaatattgtttgttgtaacttggcctcattttgataccAATCATGGCAATGGCAGGCCAAGAtttttttgcaagttttaatgaatgacttaGAAAGTGATTTGTATGCCTTGAAAACGTGTTTtggttgaaatacatttttaacagtccTTTtcatgcagtgttcagtgactgTCAGTAGACATGGATCTAGATTTGGTTTGTTTTACATTACTTGGAGAGAATTCTGCCAttactccttctctctccctctctcttttaccAGGGAGTCCAGGCAGCCCAGGGAGAAGGGGCTTCACCGGGTTCCATGGACCGCCAGGATTCAGGGGTCGACCAGGCCTCAAGGGTAAGAGCAcatctccactgctctgcaTCCGTACTCACACAACCCAATCACCCAGTGACTAAACAAACACCGTCTCAATATGACATAGAACTTTACCCTATTTtataacacaaaatacaaagaaaatgtagTTAAAGTCTCTAAAATTCTGTGCGTGAATGTGTCCTTCCCATCGCCCTTTCTCCCTTTCAGGACAGAAAGGAGAtgaaggagagaagggagggcTTGGGCCCATGGGATTCACTGGGCCAAAGGGAGGGCGTGGCTATAAGGGTGAGTCAAAGCCAGAGAAAGGTCATGCTGCACTCATAAAGCATTCGTGCTGCGATCACCCGCTCACCTCTGCTGCATTTCGTTTGCAGGGGACAAGGGGGACCCGGGTCTGGAGGGACCTTCTGGGGAGCAGGGGCCTCAGGGGGAGCCAGGGCAGTGCCAAGAACCGTGCGAGTCCATCCAGGGTCCGGCAGGTCCGCCAGGACTACCTGGAGTCGCAGGACCAAGAGGATTGCCAGGGTTAGCCGGAGCTCTGGGGGCTAAAGGCCAGAAGGGTGACACAGGTGAAATAGGTCCTGTAGGCAAGCCAGGGGCAGGCGGTCAGAAAGGGGAGCAGGGAGTGGAGGGGGCGTGTAACTGCCAGGATGGAGCTGATGGTATAAATGGAACACAGGGACCCCCAGGTCCTAAGGGGGGCAAGGGGGATACAGGCCTTCAGGGTGAGAAAGGTGAAACTGGAGAGAAGGGGGACATGGGACTGAAAGGTATGATGGGAATGCCAGGGCCTTGTTCACCTGCCATCCAATCAGCCTTCTCTGCAGCGCTGACCACTAGTTACCCTGCCCCCGACCTCCCAGTGCCCTTTACACGCATCTACTACAACGTTCTAGGACACTTTGACCCTGCCGGAATCTACACAGCCCCTGTCAATGGTACATATGTTTTCAGCTACCACCTAGTTGCTTCCAACAAGGTGCTCAAGGTTGGGCTGTTCCATAACTTTGTACCTATAGTGAAGACCACTGAGACCACTAACCTGGGAACCGCCTCACAGCTGGTGGTGTTGCATCTGAACCGCGGCGATCAGGTATGGCTGCAGGTGAGGGACACCCAGAGCAACGGCATGTACACCAGCTCCGAGAGCAGCAGCACCTTCAGTGGCTTCCTGCTCCACCCTGACACCTGTGACATGCCAATGTTCCGAGGCTTCCCACCAGAACCCGTTACAGGAGTGTACAGTTGGGATGGCCCACCCACACCCTAGCCAACCATGCCTCAACGGGTCTAATTTCCTTCCAGACTCCTGTGTTCCATGGGCTCCTCCCCTCCCGTGCCCCCTCGATGTTGTGGTTTCTGTTCTAAATCACTCAATCACCTCTGTAATTAAATTTCTGTATGACCCAATGACACAGGGAAATAGAGTGAGAGTGAATGCACATGGCCTGCAGCATTCATTGTTTCCTTCTCTTGTTGCGAAAGTGATATCTACATTTCCTTCCTCAGCAGACATTCCAGAATAGATTTCTGCCtggttttcatcagaaaatgCCAATCTAACAGGGTCACTGGTATCTGGATATCATCGATTCTATCACAAGCCGTCTTTAACCCATTGAAGAATAGGttgttggaatgttttttttttttctttaaaatttcaTGTCAGAACTCTTTCTAGATTGCTTTCATTTCACCAGTAGTGaatgttacatcagcattcttaactaaacattctagtcacatgtttgtgatcttacaccttaaagggttaaatgggTGTACCTGGGTTGCAGGTTACTGCTAAATGTGCCAGATGTTGGTGTTAGTCTGAGGAGGTATGGGTCTTCAAGCAGATGGTTATGTGAAAGTGATAGGGTGGGACTAAGAGGTGAAATGAGGAAAGTGACGTCTTTAAAAGGTTGAACTCAGAGCTTCTTTCCTTTGACATAGGACCATATTTACACTACCGCATAAGACCTGTGCCTAATGCACTACACAGGGATTTGTgggtttatttttatctattgtATTTTGTTGTACGTTCCCAATAAAAagacaattcaaataaaaagttaaaaccaAAACCGGAGATTTCCTGATGTGGCTACATACTGAGACAGGCACCTTAACAGTCCCTGACACCCCCACACACTATTCATTAACACAAAGTCATTATGTTATAGCAGTTTATTAATAACAACATATTTATAACATCACAGAGCAGAGCCTACAGTGTTCTTTCTCTATTTGCATTTACGGGGAACTCTAATAGTCTAAACGTGAAAAAAATCTCGGAACAAAGGTCAGTGAAGCGGGAAAACAGTGGAGTGGAGGCCAATCGGGCTTCCAGGACACAGAGCTAGCTCTCCCTCTGTCGCTGCCATTAGCCTTCTCTACATTCCCCTATCCATCTATACGGCCATGTCTCAGGCCCCTGCGGACCTGCTGTAGTGACAGCAGTGACCctgagggggcgctgtggggtGACACGGCCGCCCCCTCGCGCGCGCCTCTGCGCCATCACGACACCTCCGCCGGCGAAACGTTGTCCTCCTCGTCATCGTCCGCGATCATCCCTTTCAGGTAGGAACGCTTGAACTCCTCAAACACGAGTTCCGCCTCCATCTCACTGTCACGTTGAGCCGGAgaacggacagacagacagacagggacgCACACAACCAGGGGCTAACGTCAATCTAGACGCAAGAGGGTTCCGTTTTTCTCAAAGATTCATTTAATCGTTTAATTTATGTTCTGATATCTCATAGTTTAACATGAGATGAGAAGAAAATGTGATAAAGGAGACAATGAGTCATACCAAATATAAATAAGATCAGTGAGAACCATCAGGTTTACTGTCGTGTACCTTCAAAGAATTCATCCTCTATTACATGTGGACCATTATACTTCTACAAATATGAAAGCAAATTCATCAGTGATCTCACACAGAGTAACATAGACAGATGGGACTAATCGTACGCTGAGTAAGAGCAGCAGACTGACCTCATCTCAAAATAAGTAAAGGATTAAGCGGCTTACCTTTCTTTTACTGCAGTATGCAAAACGaaggcagaaaaacaaaatgtgactaAACATACAAACAGTATTACACCAAACAATGCTAATAAAAAAATGGCAATACTTTTCTACAGATAAGAGTGGCTGTCAGTTAATAAGGATTCTCagataataattatttttatattcatagaccactttattaggtacaccttacatttttatatttaaaaaggtaTGTCTATGTAGATAAGAATTTATCCTtggtttatgcatttttttccccattctgtATGATGTTATGTAACAAATGCACTGGGTGAACCTTACCTGCATCAGGTTTGGGATGCATCAGCTGGAATGGCACCTCAACACCAACCTCACTGAAACAGAGACAAACAGGAgatcacagacactgacagactTAAACTGAAACACTGACAAATACACTGTGACCAATAGACGGTCGGTCTATATGTCTGGACAGGAATAGAGAGGAAGACTGTGAAACTTTCTAACACAGAATCTAACTGAATCTAATTTTTATGAGACAGAGTGTCTGACAGACTCATTGGCCTCAAAATATTGAGACTGACTGTGCCTCTGTGAGAATAACAGCTGGATTTATGGCACAGCTCTGACAGGGTTGAAATTGAATACAAAACCGAAAGTGACAGAACAAGTCTTACCTGGATCCCATCatcctgtaaaataaaaatgatgtgagGATTAAATTGGAGGTCAGATTCTAAATCAGAATATCTTCACCAGTACtaaaataatcataaacatacagaaaacagatacacacatactctctttctccatctctctgtcagtctgtcactcacacacacacgcacacatgcacacaaattcacacacacatacagtaaacacacacacacacacacacacacactgacccgcCAACAGTGAGCTTCACCACGACTCGATAGGACACCAGGATCCCAAGCACCTCTTTCAGTACACCTTCCTTCACCCTGCAGCATATAGAGAGTGTTGGCATCATGACTGTGCCTAAAACCTATTGCTGCATTCAGCATAAACTCCTTTTGTCTAGTCAAAGATGGTATGTTACAGATGATTTGTAGCCCCCAAACTGTATGCTAAAGAGTACCAAGAACTCACCTCGAAAATGAAATATGATAGATAATTATTATCGTGCCCCATACCTATCCACTTAAAGCCAGTGATGCTGGGATAGAAatcacccagcatgcactgctctgAGCATTGGTATATCACACCCAGACTCACAAGCTAGAGGAGGCCAGGTTGGTGTCCTCATGCTTCAGCTTCCCATCGAGGACTATACCCCGCCTTTCACGGTTGTTGGCCAGCAGGGGAAGGAGGGTGTAAACCTTCCTCAGGCTGGTGCCAGGGGCCACGGAATCTCTGGAACAACAGAGAACTCATGTTAGTCCACCTCAAAAAGCTCtacagctgcatatttactgGCGTGCATGAAAATACACTTCACACAGTAGATGGAAAGCAAACATGGAGGCCATTCAGTGTTTGTGCTACTTCTACCACttaaaattaaacaatcaaataatgataaatgacaTGCAAACAAGATCACCATTAAGTTAAACCTCAATGATTAAGTagtaccaaataaataaatcttagaGATCAATCTTGTACATTTCTGCGTAAATACACAAATGCCTGTTGAACAAAATACTTTGAGGAAATTCTGTCTGCATCAATTtagtattaaaaaaatgctCATTCTAAGCAAGCAATCAGCACAAATGCCTCTGAAACAACCATGCAAAACAATACATACTGTAAGATACGCATCCTTGAATTTCCCTTCATATCGACACACAGGTATGCATGCTCAATTCTGAAtcatttaatgacattttttcaatttttctaCTTTGCAAATCCAAATTGTTATTAATATCAAAccggaaagaataaaatataaaaggttGATTCATACAGTAAAAAGTACAGGGCATTCATGTGAAATGTAGATACTCACGAGGTTTCCTCCATCGCCACAGGTTTCACGTACTTATCATTGGAATACAGCACCACAGTGGCCATTTGCTCCACTGAGAAGAAAAATGAGGCATGAAAAGAGGTCAGTTTTCTCTACGCCTGAGGAGGCAGATCAGTTTACTTTGAGCTGCATGCCCTCACCTGAAACAGTAATGCCTTTCACAGTTTTGCTGGAGCTGTTTGTGATGTTCACATGGACGTTGATTGGCTCTCCATGGTAATAAGTCTGCAGAGGAAATGGAAGAATGTGAATAACCTTCCTACTGTCCTACTACCAGAAACAAATAAAGTTTTGGAGCGGTTTGTCCTTTCTTCCTGGTGACTGACAGCTCACCTGCTTTTCCAGGCTGACCTCCATTTGTAAGGGTTTTTCAGATAGGACAAACTCACGCGTGGTCTCATTGGAGGGGGCAGGTCCATCTTGCTCAGGAGCATACTGCATTTTGCGGATTGCCAGACGGACAGAGCTcctgtttggggagggggggggagagacgaaACTTATCTCCTCTAGTCTCAGACACAGAGACTGCATTCAGCCTAAGAGAGTGCAGCAGCTAGACTCACCTCTTATGGATCTTCTCATCCTGGCTCTCGGCACAAAATGCCTTCACTTCAAACTCCACAGCACAATGCTGCCAGCAGAACAGGGGACAGCATTCACTACATGATCCATATTCAAAAACAGCACGCACAAATgaacaaagacagagaaagacaatgGAGGAgctgaaagagacagagaggaaagaggcACCTAGGGCTATATTTTAGAGATACAGGGAtggtaggggggagggggaaagagaaagcagGGGGTAATGAGAGGGAGATAAATAGCCAATGAACAGTGAGGATAATGAGGTGAGCACTCTTACCTTTCCAACGTCTGATGGTAGAGGCTGCAGTCCCACGGAGCATGGCAGGTTATCTGGGAACTGAAACGGGCACAGAGCAGAGTTTACACACGATTCACACTAATAACCCTctacacacccaccccacccactttAATGTAATAACCCTCTACACACCCCACCCACTTTAATGTAATAACTCTCTGCACACCCCACCCACTTTAGTGTATTAACCCACCACACTCCACCCACATTAGTGTAATAACCCTCTACTCACCCCACCCACTTTAATGTAATAACCTACAACAGACACCCCACCCACTTTAGTGCATTAACTCACCACACTCCACCCACATTAGTGTAATAACCTGCTACACACCCCACCCACTTTGAGGCCAGTACAGGCACAGCACACCTGCTTAAAGGCTATTAAACACAGTAGCTTTGCTCAAATGCACCCATTACAGTTTTTGTGCAAACCAAAGGTTGTCCGGATGAGAAAAGCTGTCTCAGTTTGTGATATTTGCATTGAGCCTATGATGGTCCCCTAACCTCAAAGAAAAAGGGGTATGCATTGATCCCCAGCTTGTTCAGCAGTTTCTCCTGCATCTTGGTGTGCATGCTCCTTTCTTTATCCTGCAGAGGAGGGTACACCTGACGAGTCGACAAGTAGAGGTCTCTGCGGAATGCTACACCCAATACATCCATGTCGTCTCGCCCATACCGAAATGTGCAGGACAGCATGACAAACACTAGGGGGCAACAGAGGTTTTTATTGTCAATGAAAATGTGTCAGCAGTTGCATGAACGGGAAATATTGGTACTTGCAAAGTGGACCTCAAATATTGACTGCTGTCTAATTTTTTGCTTCGCAGACACCCATGTCCGAAGTGAATTATACaggtacattttttacatataatcCATTTTTACATGCGAGGATTTCACGTAAACACCTTCGAGGATTTCACGTAaacaccttgctcaagggcacagaCGATTAAAGATAATaccttttttccctttcagcTGTTCGGGATCCACCAGCACAACGCCATCTTGTGAGCAAAGGGAAGAGTGTAGATTAGAACAGCTAGAGAAAATtccacatgcacaaacatgcacacacatgcgcacacacctcATTGTTCAGTTTGCCATTATTGAGATAAGAGGATTTCTGTCTAATTTGATGATTCTGGTGGACTCACCCACTGGGTCCACAAAGTCCACATGATCCACAAAATCCCTCTTCCCCATGTAGATCCCCACCTGATCCAAGAGAAACACATCAGTGCCCTGCGAGCCCCACTCCACCAAACAGAGCGACAAGGCTGCCTGTGgctttaaatgcataattttatCGACATAATGACAAAACAGGGGCAGTGATCCAACTATATGTAAAACGTATTTTTCcttggaaaaatacagaaacatgtCAGGCACCCCAGGATCAGGACTGCCTACAGGACAGCATCTTTATGTTTAATCATGGCTTCTGACTGGCAACTGGAAGCTGTTTTTTGTTGCCCAGCAACCATTGAAGAAAACATATcctccaaaatattttaaaacatcataAAGATATATACAATTAACCATATACATATCTGTTGAGTTGCTGTGGTAActtatgcacacatacatggatATCACAGAAAATTCCCTGTCATTGCACAATACTACCTAGAATACCACTGAGcaggttgttaaaaaaaaaaaaaaaggccttcgATTCTACTAAACAAACTTGGACAGGTATGGACTAAGTTACCACGTTAAGATATGGTTTGTATGAAGTTCCAGTGGTAAGTTAAGTATGACACTGCTGTTGTGAAGTGCATGTGCCATGTTAAGGCATGTTCTGTATAAAGGACCCTATGATGCAATGAAGTAAGGGAACCACTGTTCTACATTGACGAGACGAGCACTCTACTCACCGACTTGTCACGAGAGATCTTCTTGAAGACCACGTGTTTGGGGCTCATGGTGATTGCTTTGCTGTAACTCCGTTAAACCTGAAGCACAAGAAGTGGCATCACCCTGGGCACAGGCTTCACGCACTCAACGTCCACCCCAAATAGTCCGTACTGGCTCGAGGTTTAAAGTGGCTCCACTCTGCTGAACATACACCTTCTCGAAGGAGCAGTGACATCAATGGTCACCATCATTCCCTTTCCAAAACGGCAGGGAACCAATTATTGTGGAGTACTAAACACCCCCCTCTTACCACCTAACAAACCCTGCAGCTAAAGCACCCTGAAACACCCCCCACTGTTACACCCCAATACCAAGGTAGGCAGTGGACATGGACTGACCTGATGTGGCTGATGGGACTGAGCTTGTCTGGATCCGACAGAGGTGCGGAGGCCAGTCCCCCGAGAGTATTTGTACCCCTCGTGATCAGGCCAGCCCAAAACAACTCCCACGCTTCCCCGCCTGTGGCTAAAGATGGACGGGATTGGGCCGATTCCACTCCGTCAGCGCGATTACGGACCAGCCCAGGCACGAGGCTGTAATCCCTCGGCCCAGTGGTGcgggtcacacacacaggtgaggacaCCAGCAAACTCACCCGTCACTCAAACCATGGGGCATGGATatcgggagggggagggagtgggcaTGGCTATAGGCATGCGGTGCATTAGGGGGAGCAGCGTTGGCCAGTATTGGTTACCATGGGGAGGATGTGG from Anguilla anguilla isolate fAngAng1 chromosome 12, fAngAng1.pri, whole genome shotgun sequence encodes the following:
- the LOC118210212 gene encoding inner ear-specific collagen, whose translation is MAMSEARENQTRKVRSYDLTLDPPPSMEPDMSFCDMLLGGPEPAPIESVPWYCICSHCKGTVGPKGEQGDRGLPGSPGSPGRRGFTGFHGPPGFRGRPGLKGQKGDEGEKGGLGPMGFTGPKGGRGYKGDKGDPGLEGPSGEQGPQGEPGQCQEPCESIQGPAGPPGLPGVAGPRGLPGLAGALGAKGQKGDTGEIGPVGKPGAGGQKGEQGVEGACNCQDGADGINGTQGPPGPKGGKGDTGLQGEKGETGEKGDMGLKGMMGMPGPCSPAIQSAFSAALTTSYPAPDLPVPFTRIYYNVLGHFDPAGIYTAPVNGTYVFSYHLVASNKVLKVGLFHNFVPIVKTTETTNLGTASQLVVLHLNRGDQVWLQVRDTQSNGMYTSSESSSTFSGFLLHPDTCDMPMFRGFPPEPVTGVYSWDGPPTP
- the LOC118210214 gene encoding S-arrestin-like, yielding MSPKHVVFKKISRDKSVGIYMGKRDFVDHVDFVDPVDGVVLVDPEQLKGKKVFVMLSCTFRYGRDDMDVLGVAFRRDLYLSTRQVYPPLQDKERSMHTKMQEKLLNKLGINAYPFFFEFPDNLPCSVGLQPLPSDVGKHCAVEFEVKAFCAESQDEKIHKRSSVRLAIRKMQYAPEQDGPAPSNETTREFVLSEKPLQMEVSLEKQTYYHGEPINVHVNITNSSSKTVKGITVSVEQMATVVLYSNDKYVKPVAMEETSDSVAPGTSLRKVYTLLPLLANNRERRGIVLDGKLKHEDTNLASSSLVKEGVLKEVLGILVSYRVVVKLTVGGMMGSSEVGVEVPFQLMHPKPDAVKESEMEAELVFEEFKRSYLKGMIADDDEEDNVSPAEVS